The Vigna angularis cultivar LongXiaoDou No.4 chromosome 9, ASM1680809v1, whole genome shotgun sequence DNA window AGCAGCTTCAACGAGTTGAACTATTTGAGAAAGTGCAGTGTCTGATCCAACATGTGTGGCCTTAACAAGCAAGCATCCATTTTCATTGATGGTTCCACTGATGACCTGTCCAgcatattaaacaaaattaaaatactcttaCCACCCTACCATGTAAAGCTGTCATTCGAACTACTAGTTCCTTGAACCGGATTTCTCTAAAACTAAGTCCTATTTTTTTTCCCCTTAATATGAGGCTTTTTAAAAGCCCCAACCCTAAAGCCCGGATTGAGACACGGTTAAGGTGAGACTGACTCTCCAAAACTATATTAGTTCACTATTAATGCAGTTTCagttattattttcatttgctTTGTAATTTCCGATTTCcacataatatttttctaatattttctttttctttttcactccaaACATCTTTGTGCAATATTGAATATCCAACCTTAATTTATTGTAATGCATCTGCCGTCATAATCTGTCACCTAAAAAACTACTAGCAATTGAGTCATAATATAAGAATAATACCTTGTCTCCTGGGCTTTTATCAACAGGTCTTGCCTCCCCAGTGATCATACTTTCATTTGCGTAGCTTTGCCCTTTTATAACAATTCCATCAACAGGAATTTTGGCCCCAGGAACAATCTTAATTATGTCATTTTTTTGTATAAGTTGAGTGTCAATTTCTGTCTCGGTGGTTATATTTCCATCATTATCAATTGCTACTAAATAAGCTTTATCAGGAACAAGCTGAGTGAGCTTTCCTAAAGCATCCGATGTTTTCCCTTTAGCCACAATTTCCAAATACTTCCCTAATAGAATAAAGGATATCAACATAGAACTTGTCTCAAAGAAATCTTGTCCTTCAAATGTATCCGAAGTCAGtgcttttattaaaatatatagagaGTAAAAATAAGCAGCATTGGTGCCAAGTGCAACAAGCACATCCATGTTAGCAGATTTTCGCTTCAGTGCGTGATATGATCCAACATAGAACCTGTTAGTAATAGGCACAGTAAATTACTATGAAAGTCTCTAATTTCTTGAAAACAATACAATAAACTTGTATTTCGGTGAATAAAGAGAAACAGtaacaaaaaaagaaactagGATAAATAGTTCTTCATGGTTATAATACCTTTTGCCAATTATGAACTGGACAGGCGTGCAAAGAATCCATCTTAAAAACAGCCCAAGAGTAAGCATGTTGTGGATCCTGTAGTTTAACCAGTTTCCATAAGGAGGAAACATGGGCAGCACCATGGCAAATACAAACACGGGAACAGAAAATAAGCAGCTAAACAAAAATTGGTCCCTATACATACGGATTTCGTTCACCTTATCCCTTCCTCTTTGGGTCGAAGGAGAGTATAAGGTTGCTTGATACTTCTTGGGGCCACAGCTAGCTTCCTGAACACGGTGAATGAGAGACCTTGGACCTGTAACATCCGGATCATAGCTAACTGTAACTTTATGTTCTGACAAATCCATCTCGACATGGTTCACCCCCGCAGCTAACTCAAGAGAAGACATTAATAAATTTACATCTTCTACGGAATCAACACCTTCCAGCTTTAGAAACACTTTGTTTGCATCATTCCCAGAGCTAATAAGATCAGCTCCAAAACCTGTATCCTCTATGGTCTCAATTATCTTGTCAACATCTGTTAGATTAGGATCAAAGTGCACTTTTGCCTCCTCCAAAGCAAGACCAACTATTGCCTTTTTCACCCCTTCAACCATTTGAAGGGCGTTCTCAACAGACTCAGAGCAGCTTGTGCATGCCATTCCTTTAATCTGCACCCGGCACACTGCAATGTCCTGTTCATGAAGCTCACCAACTCCAAACCCACTCTCCTCTATGCCTTCTTTTACTTGTTTCAcctacaatattttaacattaagaaaaaacatatcACCAGCATTTGATCAGTATAAATATTATCACCAAAGATTTAACAACAAATTCATCTCGGTAAGTTATAACAAAAGCCAATTTAGCCACTAAAAGTTCTCACTTATACAAATTAGTCCTTCAAAGCCAATAACATGGAGAAAACATTGATGGATTTCCTAGTGGGTGTTTTAGTGTTGTTCTCTTTCCCGATTAGAGTTTGACCTCAATAATAATTCAAGTTTATTTTCTCATTAAGTTATAATATAACAGAAAATTTGAACTTTTCACGTATTCAAAAAACTAAATTAGAATTTTCATTCTTCTAGGACTAAACTGATCATTTACAAGATAACAAAGCAGAAAAAGACCTGAGTCCAACTTACAGTAACCAACTTGGGGTCAAACTTGATGGCAGCGCGGCCATCAAGCGGCGAAACGGCGACGCTTTTCACGCCGTTAAGGCCCCCAACAACGGCCTCGACGGAATTTACGCACGAAGCACACTTGATGTCGCTCAGTTGAAACATGACTGTCCTAACGGCGGCAGCGGCAGCCTCCGGAGGCTGCAACAACGGTACCTTGAGTTCGCCAATCCCGTTAGGTTCCATCGAAAGATACGACACTGAAAGAAACAGAATTCAGAAGAGGGAGGCCttggagaaaaagaaaagggagaagagggagaaaaatAGGGTTGGGAGATTCCAAGAATCTTTGGGGAAGATAAGGATAAAAGACGTGACGAGAAATGAGAGTAGTGAGTGGAGTTGCGGTTTGGAAATTGGAATCCTCGCTCAGTGTTTTTGTTTCGAACTTTTGAATTTGTAACTGTCTCGTCGTTCCTTTCCCACCAAGTTTTGGTCTTTGCCACTTCTACCCTCGTTGAAATTAAAGATAACTGCTTTATAAATAACCTAtgcatattattaatattatatgtagACTCCCTTTGAGAAATTTAAaaggttttaaaataaaaattaatatattaaatgagaAGGGATTTAGTTACTTAAAGAGTAACTAAAAGGACTGATTCTTTATTTGCTATTATTCGATTGATATTTATTTGATGTTATTATTAACAACTAaggttaattatttatattattaataatcatATGTCTTTCTCTTAGTAATTAATTagatgtattttatttatttcttttagaagAAATAACATTTTGTGTTAATGTGTGTCTTTACGTTTATAACGGTCTCCCtctttcattaatatatataatatttgttaaaagtaTGAGTGGAAAGTAAAGTATAAAATGTACATTTCTCACCTCtcctaattaatatatatatatatatatatatatatatatatatatatatatatatatatatatatatatatatatatatatattaaaagaaaaaaataaagataaaagaaaacacaaaattagaaaatgaaTGAACAATTGATGGGTTTAGATGTTAACATAACTTAgatgttaaagttaaatatctCAATGATTTTCACTTATTAATATGCATAATCTAATAAACATACATTAAGTTggtacataaattaaatatgcGATACTGGAAAACTAAAAGGTTTTTAATGAGAAAACATAAGTAACAACTTTTTTGTTTAAGCTTCCAAATTCCAAAGATAAACTACCATTTTATAACCATCAAAGTCTACATTATACCTTTACAAACTAATGGATGCAATAGAcataaatttgtttgaaaataaataaataaatattataagtatTCCATCTTCTACTATCTTTGTAGTTATCATCCttctattatataattgtaatacaatactaaaataattaaattatttatttaaaaataataattaatatgagaaaaaattataacatgcactaaaaaacaattattgtgTAAAGGTTTTTATTTCAGTTTGCAGGTTGTTACCTCTGCAAATTTGCAAGATTTTTTTACACCTTTGCATATAGATTCCTTGcactcttttttttaaatgttcataattatatttagtatCTGATTTATATCGTGGAGATCTTTTTAGAAGGGTTTTAACCTTTTCTGTTGATGACTATTATTTTGTGAAGATATGAAACTTTCTTTAtttgtaactattttttttattttaaaccttcattttttcagttttttttttgtcgagTTTAATTCCATCTTCAATTTGGCAATTATATGGTAAAGGTTTTAACTTCCTTCTTGTGTGATTTTACTTCTTTATTTTgcttgtattatttttaatatccaaaatataataatttgtcaTAGTAATTAGAAAGTTGTGCGCATGACATTTTATGTCATCATTTGatgttgttatatttttgtgttaacaacatttatttataacattcGTTCAAACACTTTAATTATAACAAAAGACATTACAAACTTTTACCAAAGTGCTCAAATATatgtgattaaaatatttcattcttaaaatcattatagtaatataaaagtaatttaaactaaaatataatttaaatttgaagattccatataatgataaaaaaatctcCAAGTCGTACGAATTTGACGACAAATTCTCTTTAAGAAGGAGAGTATGACAGAGGATTATCTCCTAAAACATATATGAGAAGAACTTGAggaataatatttataatttaaaggaTTTATGACAAGGTCTAATATCATAACATGTCTCATTGAATCTTATAATATTTcatgaaagagaaaatttaaAGAACATGAAGATTGTAATACCTGAGAAAAATGTAGTAATCAGGGAAAAAAAGGGGTGTTGAGACTTGAGTATTATTGTTTGGTAATTGGTGTTTAATGTTTAGATGTTTCTTAGAATTGTAATtgctaaattaattatttgatgttaTTATTAAAGTACAAcacatgattgatatgttattattaaagataaagataatatatctagcATTCTTTCTCAAGTTGGTGCATACAAATCATATGGGTTAAGTTTcttactaatataatcaataaagacttagtgaaaatatttgcttctacactcgagtgacaccaaattattaatgatttgcGAAGATGACATAGAAGATAAAATACCAACCTAGAAGACTCTCCTTGAACAACAAATctaggaggttgctccatataaatctcttcttaCAAATCGTCGTTTAGAAATACATTATTCACATCCAATGGATAAAGAGGTCATTGTTGAAGAGTCATTACAACTataataaactaacaaaatcaTCTTTGCCAcaagagaaaaaacatatatggacgGGTCAAATGCAATAGTGACAAAAGGGATATCATAAGAGATAGTAGTGGAAAAAGCCATGGTTGAACAGGTGAGAAAAACCTTAAACATCCAAGATTAACCAATCAAAGCAcctggaaaaggaaaaaagggcAACCTCGATGCTCTGAATAGCTGCTTGAGAGGAGACGGGACATGCGACCACATACGACAaacttgaaagaagaaaaagagcgACCTCAATACTCTAAATTGCTGCCCAAGAAGAAATGAGACGTTGAAAGCATATCCACAACTTCAAAAAGTGTTGAAAGCACGTAAAAGTTTTAATGAAGGCGTCGTTAACAACATGGTGGTCGCTTAGATGAGACGATCAAAATTGTGTGATCGtcatataaagataatatatttaactttatttatgtGTATTAAAATCATATAGAAATATTTAACTTTACTTCAACCTTATAATATCAACTCATAAGAGATAAAACCTACACTTATCTTTAATGGTGAACTAGTGATAGATACATTATTACGAATAATATGTTTAGTTTGTGATTTTATGGGTGGAGAGATTATTAttctataaaaattttaaacatgtaaacatatctaatattttaaaaaattaaaatatatgtataataaaaataggGAAAgggttaataaaaatatattacatcaGGTAGGGCTGGGCATAATTAACTTAACTACACTAAACTATAGATTATCTAtactatattaaactataaaaactaaactatttttactgataactaaattataccatgttgtggttcagttttaaaaaactgaaccTTTATAGTTACAGTGCAGTTAACTGCATAAactatatactttattttatgcttgtttaattgttttgctcttcttctatttccaacaacacaaacataaaaaataaaggcacgggtatatatatatatatatatatatatatatatatatatatatatatatatatataatttagattttattaattttgttttctgtgaCGACatgagacaattttttttacgtcacttttatatatatatatatatagatagataaataaataaatgttctttttcaggtctcttaaaaagttaactattattataataattattaaaataaaatgatattattaaatttatactaaaataattatatatttttttaaaaaaaactaaattttattatattgtaattatatttcaaaaactggtaattatttttataacttaataaaattaactataattgtaaaaataaaaagataaaaatacttatgtaaataattataaaatacaatattatatatatatatatatatatatatatatatatatatatatatatatatatatatatatatatatatatatgagaattcagaaaaaggtgagaagagaagaaagatgagagtttttatattaaactagataattgtcaaaataaaaatatttcgaataacgcaaaacagaaataaacagaaatattttttagagattaagtttttaatctatataaaataatatataaacaaatttatattattaaattaaactatatttaatatgagaatcaaattttagacattttatatttttaaattaataataaatagtaatgataaataattatagttattaatttaattttaataatatgataaaatagtaccaataatatttcattaatttttttaaattttttattataattatttactaattctaattatatagatttataatttaatttttttaaatgctatgatgttattgaatattaatttatttgtttgtaattattaaaaaaaatcaaattgaagtAATTCTTTTAACTCTATCGATGATTAGCCATTGACAGTTGTACTAGTGCAaaactacatttatttattagaaaaatgtgtattgtagttaactgaattgttttgtagttaactgaactaaaaagtagtttagttcagttttttttaactattttatagtgcagttcagttttttaaaactattttatagttaattgtaatAGATTTATAGTGCAGTGCAAATAGTTTAGTTTGTCCACCCCTAACATCAGGTATTCATAACCGAACTAAGTAAGTCAACTAGATAAATTTAACCGAGCTAAGTAAGTCAACTAGATAAATTCATTGAATGTTGTTAAAAGACTCAATCTCATTAACTCATGAAAAATGTTATCTTCACCATTTGATTTTAGGGCTAGACCAAACCAAGTCAACATTACCTATATTTGGAAGCTTTATGGAACTAATACCAATCATATGATTTTGGTCCAATCTCTTTATTCCTTCAAGTTTGCCAAAAGCTATCACTACAATTAGGAGCCACACAAACATGTACCCTTCTAACGTGATATTTATTCGAATAAAAGTCATGATTGAAATCACAATTTGTCcacaataaaaagtaataataaagtACTCGTCACCGATTTTATAtgagaaattttaaataaaaaatagcacaaaaattaaaatccaattttagagtgtaatattaatattataaaatcacttttttttataaaggaatgattatcttcttctttttatctaATATGATAATTctatcataaaaaagaaaatgaactaGAAATGAAAATTAGTTTGAAGAGTTTGGTAATATAAAAAAGATTGATGGAGTATAATTGTATCAGTAAcatataactaataaaataagatatttaacaatattcaaaacaaaaaatatagagaattgttattatagttattttaatatataatcacAGTAACAtgaaatacataaatataatttcaaaataattatagttcaacaaaaaaaattagaggATTTCTTAAAATtctaagaaagaaagaaaaataacctAACAACAAGAGGATAACAATACATATCTGTcatgaaataaataaacttgTGTTTCCTCATGTGCTCCAGTAAAagtaatcatttaaaaaaataacaaaaaaaaaaggtaaactAATATGCAAAAGAGTTGACctaatttaatcataaaatatcaatttataaattaaacaagTATAATATACAAGTAATATGTTCACACAAATAATTGACACTAAACTCAATTGTTTGGATACATGTCTTTGACATAGGATCAACAGTCCAATAACTAGGATCTCTTGcgactctcaccacataactcacTCTACTCTATTTGAGTTTGAATAGTTATTAGAGTTCATAATACCTCCAGTATGAACCTCCATATCTCTATGCATACACTAACAAAACCATAAAGAATTTCTCTTTGAAATTCCTTCAACAATCATCACCACATATCCATAATAATATCATCATCTTAATAAAACACTATAATATTCGTAATCATACATAAGTCCATTTTAATCGATCCCAAATAGCTAAATAGGGAAACAAATCCAACATAAAATCTTACACTCAATGCCAAACCTTTGGTAAAAGGTGGTGCTCAGCAACACTTCCAGCGCTTAGCGCCAAACCTTTAGCAAAAGGTGGTGCTCAATGCCATGTTTCTCACAAAAAGTCATGCTCAGCGACACCCTTATGTCGCTCAATGTTGTAGAACTAAAATTGCTCCAGACCTGCACTGGAAAATGACACTGAATGATGCCCTACTACCGCTCAACAATAAAGTATTCATATTTTATGGGGATCAATAGTACAAGAATGGTGCTCGACGATACAAGAATGTCGCTCAAcggtatataaaaaaaattcttccaaACTTGCACAATGAACTAACGATCAACACTAGATTATCACCTCTAAACGTTGTATCAGATATCAACTGACTAATTTCTATGATTTGGAGAAAAAGTAACCTATTTTATTGgtcaaaaacaaattttaatgttaTGACACATACCAACTTGCTCAATTGATCAAATATTAAGTTCCTCAATCAACACAAACTCAATCAAGATAAACCCCAAGGCAAACATCCAAAACAACCAAATTCAACCGATcaaacttcatcatacaactcaatcataaaaatcacaaatttcatgatatttataacttaaaaacaatgcaattagcttcccttacctaaGAGACAAATAAACTTGCTTTAAGGAATCATAAAGTGCTTCAAGCTCACAGGATGACAT harbors:
- the LOC108346281 gene encoding copper-transporting ATPase HMA4, which encodes MEPNGIGELKVPLLQPPEAAAAAVRTVMFQLSDIKCASCVNSVEAVVGGLNGVKSVAVSPLDGRAAIKFDPKLVTVKQVKEGIEESGFGVGELHEQDIAVCRVQIKGMACTSCSESVENALQMVEGVKKAIVGLALEEAKVHFDPNLTDVDKIIETIEDTGFGADLISSGNDANKVFLKLEGVDSVEDVNLLMSSLELAAGVNHVEMDLSEHKVTVSYDPDVTGPRSLIHRVQEASCGPKKYQATLYSPSTQRGRDKVNEIRMYRDQFLFSCLFSVPVFVFAMVLPMFPPYGNWLNYRIHNMLTLGLFLRWILCTPVQFIIGKRFYVGSYHALKRKSANMDVLVALGTNAAYFYSLYILIKALTSDTFEGQDFFETSSMLISFILLGKYLEIVAKGKTSDALGKLTQLVPDKAYLVAIDNDGNITTETEIDTQLIQKNDIIKIVPGAKIPVDGIVIKGQSYANESMITGEARPVDKSPGDKVISGTINENGCLLVKATHVGSDTALSQIVQLVEAAQLAKAPVQKLADNISRVFVPIVVVAALITWLGWFIPGKAGIFPKHWIPTEMDAFELALQFAISVLVVACPCALGLATPTAVMVASGMGASQGVLIKGGNALEKAHKVTVIVFDKTGTLTVGKPEVVSAVLFSEFSMEELCDMTIAVEASSEHPIAKAVVVHAKRLRKKFGSSTVEILDVDDFEVHMGAGVSGKVGDRTVVVGNKRLMHACNILIGSQVEKYISENESLARTCILVSIDGKIAGAFCVTDPVKPEARRVVSFLHSMGISSIIATGDNRATATAIANEVGIDEVFAETDPVGKANKVKDLQMKGMTVAMVGDGINDSPALVAADVGMAIGAGTDIAIEAADIVLVKSSLEDVITAIDLSRKTMSRIRLNYIWALGYNILGMPIAAGVLYPFAGIRLPPWLAGACMAASSLSVVSSSLLLQFYKKPLHIESP